TATTTATAAATACTATATCACCGAGGGTTAGATTCCTACTTGAAAGTACTTAATAAtgtaacttttatatatatatatatatatataaactcgTAAAAttcttaaataataataaagctaGCGTGCCACCTAAAGATCAAACTTACAAActtaataattaagttattaattttaaaaaaagaaagtgtttttttttttaaaaaaaataataattcattTTTTGACAAACGAATTAAATTGCAAAGCAACTAGATAAAATCAAAGACATTTTGAATAATtcaatcaataattaaatttatattttttaaaaagagagagagagagaggtccTACTTATTCCATCGCCAATCTCTTAAATGCAAAGCAACTAAATCGATGGTAATAACTCCAAAGATTCGAATGGATCAAAACCTATTTATTTGAACGATTCGAACTCGTGGGTCATTGGTACGTCGTTTGACTCAATAATTTAAGTTTTCTGAAattaatttcatcattttttttggaaaaaaaatcaatttatatcccTAAATATTAGGTTTATATAAATTTGAACGatataaactttcataaatatataaatttatatcatCTTTCGAATTTAGTTGGAAAAATATCGTGTGAGACATTTAATTGTTTTCAATTAAACTTCTAAAATGTTATAAGTGAatagaattataatttttattggGATTATATTTAAACATCTTCAATGTATCAATTCCACACATGTATAGgcttattcaaattaattcgtTGATGTAAGTTTGAAAGTTTAATTGATAAGATTATAGGTTCCATAGGATATTTATCTCAATCAAATATAATtgaaggtttaaattaataaaatttaagtttaaagttTAGGTCATGTTTATCCCAAGTGAAAGGTAATAATCAATGGTATTGAAAAATAGGCTTCATTTAAGTACATCTAGTGTTGTTTACTCATGTTTCGTACTCCTTTTGATATATGAGAtccacttccaaatttgtaataaaaaagtGCAATCCAGTTGAGAAGTGAAGGGTAACGAAACTGTTTGCAATTTAGAAATTACATTATCGTTACCGATAGTGTTACTGTTACAATATGAGAAGTATGAATCTGTCATATCTACTGtaattgtaacgacccgactcccTAGGACTTAAACTAGGTCGTTACTATAGACATGCATGCATGCAATTCAAATTAACATCTTTTTAGGACTTagtaaaaccaaataaatagcataaaataattaacttcattaaaactaaataactgaAATTCATTTAGCATGGTACCCTTAAAATcataaaacaaaactaaaaaatgcttttaaaaGTCTAAGGCACAAATACCAAAACTTCGagttcaaacatcaagactAGAAATTTTAAAGCATAAAATCCTGAAAACATGAGCGAAAGCATAtgactggtcccagtggcttgATCACGGATTCTGCTTGTCATTCACCAGCGTGTTCTTACCCTTGcctgaaaaataaacatgagagagaatgagtataaaatactcagtaataACCCTACTGTCGGGGTCAGACTAAGCATCTATGTCCTTTACATGCCACTCTCTAGTGGAACGTTCATAAACCTCTACTTTCCATGGGATGGCTAACTAGTGGTTAGTTGAACCCATTCCTTCGTAGATTAGGTGTACCCACAAACCTCTactgaatcccgaaggaaacacaaatcttTGGTGAAGTTCCGAAAAAGATCACCATCTTTGGTGAATCttgaagaaaacacaaactctggtgaatcttgaaggaaacaaaaacctctggtgaatctcgaaggaaacacaaacttctgatgaatcccaaaggaaacatatGTTAGGTTGGGATATTTTAGGAACgcgttttgttttattttatttttatcatttaaggacggatgggtttgaacatgaaatcatgcaTTAGACATAACTGATGCATTTGCTCCCATGCGTCTaaggtcatgcgtcggaatgatgatgcgttaatcttagcatgcaatgaccacacattcctatcacaagttttcttacgcttgcgccaagtataacataaACGCAAGTTTATCGGGTAATTCGAGGTCAAACaaagggacttgtcactcaataatatttgtgaagtgatgtgtttgaggcaatgaataagaataaaaataaagcgaaGAAGGTTTCTAtgttttacacactactcctactcctaactaaacagattgagcaatagaagacttgcaatgagaataagtagaaACATAACAACCAATAACacatagtaatgtttactatcttaaatcgcccgagtaatcccagctcgttgcactaatgcatcacacctctcggtggtcagccgcatggctatatctctatagtgcatggttacgtcaagcataagattgtgcctatctctaggaacaatacgaACCTTGCTTAATGTGTTCCatcccttaccttctcaggcagttaaaCGCGGCTACTTAACTTATAGATAAGCAATGCAGCatcctatagacaggcgttgctacagcctttcaccaagcaaagaagattaactcactatactcgcacaacgcacccctctcggtgggttgctacatgcgtcctatctctaggctacacgattaaacattcgattgactttgataaataaatgctgaagataaattatgataaagatagagatgatgaagaagacgacaatgaagaaatgaagatttacattgatcacaaaatatcttaatatctcaagctaaaatgtaatacaatacagagattagaagggagatgaaggactctgtgtcaaggctgccggtggtgccataaTAGAATGGTGGaggatgtctctctcgagctctatttCCGGCATaatgctccgatcgtcactcggtctgggaTATGGAGATTGAAGAATTCTCACGAAAATCTCTTTCaggctctcatctgtgatcacaaattTCTGCCTTGAGGCCAGAAGCTCGGTGATCTAATATGAAGGTCTCAAGGTATTTATAGTAGTTTGGAAGCCGACAGCTATTAAATGATGCTGGTATTAGCTCCACTGCTGCTTTTGTTCACGAGTCAGAGCAGAATTTGTCACATTCGCCTTCATCTTGATATGATACTCCCATTATGGTATGCGTCGATGCAGAATTCACGACTGAAGCTTATCAATCGCGTTCATAATCCCCCTCTctgcgatcttctattatggttgtagCAATTCTGGGCCGCATCTCTATTTTTTCACCCATAATTTTCCATGCGTTAAGACGTGCATGTGTGATTGTCGTTCCGCGTACGTCTTTCAGGTAGACTGGCTTCAGCgctcatgcgtttgtctgtgatTTATTAGCTTCATCAACCGCAATGCGTTTTGATTCCTGACGATAGCTATACAATATTATCTAAACCTTTTGGCatggaataacgcataatattgggttatgTTAGGATctaggtgctaatcgacgccaaactcaatttttctaaaaattcctAAGTAATTATCACTGCGTCTTATCTACCTGTTAGCCCTCatataattctaaaataaaaggcttataatgacTGTCATTTTTGCCAGTTATCACCCCCcctccctccccccccccctcaACACTTAGAATCATGTTTTGTCGCTCAAGCAATGCGTTACACTCAAGATTTTCTTAACTCATCCTTCCGAGGcattcctttgcgatgactagcttttcataatataattaacttCATACCTACTCCTAAAACCACTACGGCTGCAATGCTCTCTTCACTTTGGtgcttcttcaaagagatcttttttaagttaaaatttgGCAAAGCCCTTGCAcacaaaactttttattcattctctgCAATTTGACTTTCAACTCATTGAGAATTCGTTCACAAACAATTCAGCTTATGCGTTACTTATTCAATGCAACGTTGAACCTGATtatgctcttcgttttggcttacccccacgtgtgtcatgcgggcatccaacttcggttgcgtttcatattcaactcaactcatgtatTGCTTGATTGGCTTGCGCtcgacagaggagttgcgcttatgcgttgatcttggcgatttacctttgttttggcttgcccccacgggtgtcatgcagacatctaactacgggtaaatgtctttcacaacttagctcttatcaacatggatttccccattgcgttgacagtggagttgttattttcaaatttttttttaaggaaatgatcgcaatgtgatgaacgcaattctccgagaccgctgccaccaTCCAAACTTAGAGGAtggcagcgttctcactgcAAGCTGAAAACAAACTTAATAGGAATGtgataacaaatgtttgagtaAGGGTTTGCACACAATACAACTATAGACTTTCACAATTTGAAGAAACTATTAAAAGTATGGGGTGCCTTGCGATACTAGTTAGAGGACGCGGTGAATTATTTATACCATTATAGACGCATCGCAAAGAACTGCAGTCAGACAAGGAGAAttccaaaaggataatgcataaaagataacaagaaaagaaccttaagtagaataacACATGCGGCAATGCATTGGAGTTCATGCGTTTGAAAGATGTGGAGGATTTTTCCATTGTAACTACGCACCGAGGAGAGttattatcgcacctacaaGAAGAAAacacaccacaaccaaggaagtagctgcatatccaaaataacaataaataaatataataaactaaactaagaaagtaatgtaaaagatagagtagaagacgtccctggagaaattggagtgttgtcaccgcaaggagtctcccatgcaggagatggttctcaactgcttgggtcaagggggctcgccctgaccattggagcttccagcaattgttggaTGCATGATGGTTGACATGCGTCTAAGACTACTTCCAGCTTATGCGACAGTTAACCTTTCTATCTGAAGATCAATATTTGACTTTCGACGCATcgcctatacttcaaatattttttGCAGCTTGGTTGCACAATCTACAATACGCCTAAGATTGAAAgggtgcctgcgaaaacacaaaaacttcacaaaacattagctgccaagtcttcggcaacggcaccaaaaacttgttgggaTATTTTAGGAAcgcgttttgttttgttttatttttatcatttaaggactgatgggtttgaacatgaaatcatgcgttagacataactGATACGTTTGCTCCTATGCGTCTAAGGTCATGCGTCAGAATGATGATGTattaatcttagcatgcaatgaccatgcattcctatcataagttttcttacgcttgcgctaagtataacacaaacgcaagtttctcgggtaatccgaggtcgaacacggggacttgtcactcaataatatttgtgaagtgaTGCGTTTCAGAtgatgaataagaataaaaataaagcaaagaaggtttaaatgttttagacactactcctactcctaactaaacagattgagcaataaaagacttgcaatgagaataagtagaaacacaacaaccaataatgcatagtaatgtttactatcttaaatcgcccaagtaatcccagctcgttgcactaactcatcacacctctcagtggtcagccgcatgactatatctctatagtgtaTGGTTGCGTCAaacataagattgtgcctatctctaggaacaatacgaACCTTTCTTAGTGCGTTCCGTCCCTTCTCGGGCAGTTGGACGCGGCtacttaacttatagacaagcaatgcagcatcccatagacaggcgttgccacagcctttcaccaagcaaagaggattaattcactatactcgcacaacgcacacctctcggtgggttgctacatgccaGGCTATCAGATTTCGAATCCTgatagtatgagtgagagtacaaaatatatatgtagtagggagagtgcagctgtcggtctttagtggagtgtctggccattaatgaatggtggatctcgtaactaaagagtttagtcatttattcatgtaccaaaaactataggttataaatataatatggtaagttgttgttatatatatttataattatattaattattggataattatatcttttcctcTCAATCACGGagtgttactatacgatagttcactcagctggtcattgctaaatgatcgttgggcattctctatacgataggtttcctTCTTCTAAAAGATTGAGcatttgtctatgcgatagacacttctcatctcccacttgctcaatcttCTACACAATTGttattcctccggtctcttcctctaaccaagtccacacaacgcccacacttctagattctcacaccgagaataccaaggtagccattgtggtggtgtcttcactcaactcgactgagttcgaggttttggaggtcgttcgttgtgtgTTCGCAGTGTTCGTGTGGTAGTTgttgttgatcgtgttgtgttgcggtcgttgtgttcgagcgttcgtgtctTGTTAtcttggagactgaacgagcgttcgtaatcaagggagtttgaagcatgagacttcaaaggtatgtatttattatcccttgatctcatagtaaagcatgttgtaatttcatattgtgcatgacctgtaagtttccgtttcttgtactgtaattgtgtgTGTTCAATATTgaatagaatttggaacgatcattctgctgctcatggaaaccctcatgtctgatttcctttatgaacaatgtggtgtcacaccctctcctggtccgagaggggtttggtcatagttggactatgatttattgttcattaaagggatcagtggtacttaaggagttagatgtaactacaccattttgcctcagttgtacttacaaactatttgtgaagggtcatcgcactgttgactggttacaTCAAATGGACAAATAAATATgtctgtaatgcgaagagtgcagttgtcgatctttagtggagtgcccgacaattaatggatgttgaataatttagttaaagagtttaattaattattcaagtaccattggagcttcaatttacaagtccatgaggtcccttctaTAACTCAACagagattaaatgagaatcaatttttgattaatttgaattgttcaaattaattgagggaattaattatatgtgattaaattacttatacttaattatatatgatataattactataatgtatttaatacattatttgagaagaaataaatatttgaatttgattcaaatattaattatgtgaattggattcatataattaagtttagtataaataggatttatattaaatatcatgcattgatgagagaatgaaactataggttgtactgtatttgatacaatattaaactataagatatatgttatattagatataacatatagtttaatatatattatatgataaggtaattatcatatatttatatattaaactattttaatttatttttaaaatgtatttgggagggagttgtaacccCCTTCCCcttatttctctttattttagTGCATGTGTGGAGGTAATGCTGAATAGActtaaaaattccaaaaagaaatagAAGTTTTTCTctggaaaaataatttttcctcTTAATTAGTTCCTCACTTCCAAAGTTCTAGGAGCCCACAATTCCTTGGTGATTCTCATCCCATTAGAGAATACAGGAGGCTCTTTTCGTTGTGGTGACCATTTGGATCGAGTTTATTTGTGACAGATCCGAAGGGAAATTTTTtaagaaggtttcttcaagggtaagtattCTCTCACCCTAATTCCTTTTtcatatatgtttgcatgctaTAAATTTATTATCATGCATAACGTTTGTATTTTGTAATTTGGATTCTATGAAAATAAATGTTGGATCGATCTCCACGCTTCCGCTTAAGGACCTTCAAAGGTACATTCAACACAAATCTCTAATGAATCCGGAAGGAAACACATACCTCTAGTGAAATTTCGAAGGAGATCACCACTTCTAATGGGTATCTAATTACGAGCAGGGGTAACTATTACTATCTTAAACATAACATGCATCATAAACATAGTCTCACAAACATGCAAATACATATCATCATGTTCAATGTTCATCTAGCAAAtcatataaacaaaataatctCAGTTCATGCTAGCACTCATAACATGCTTCAAAACACAATCAAGATCAACTTATTTATCCTCATGCATCTTAATACAAACAGTCTTGGAATTCTcaaaaaattaatcttaaatttatcgTTATGGCACAAAGGCGGtaccagtagtaagattacttacctcaaaatttggTCACAAAAATAGTCCACGGAAATAATCTCCCTAAAACTTTTGTAAGACTTGAATAAATCCTTATaacataaattacaaatttaatctagCAACCCTGGCCCAAAATAATAAATCCaaagttttaaattaatcctTTAGGGTCTAAAtctaattaaccaaattaatccaaatgtTTCTAATTTAACTTACAAAAAATGTGGTTTAGTCCAAAATAAATTCCAAAACTCAACTCGATTGGCCAACCTGAACACAAATACAAACCCACATTTAATAACTTAGTTTTCCATAATTATTCTTAATCCAACAAGGAACAAGGTACTAAAGTTTACCAAAACTTACCAAAAATCAACCCATTGTAACACCACACCGCGTGCTTTTGAGCTTAAATTTCCTCCAAAGCTTGAATCTGAGCCCAAACATAATGGATATTGTCAGTTTTATCCCAAAACAAATGAATATCCAAAATTTTCCAAGAAAAACTTAAGACTCAAATCTTACCCAAAATTAACCAAGATTCCGACGAAAAACAAACCAAAAGGGCGCAATAACAGATGGATGTGTAGGATCCACACTGAAGGGGTCTTTGAGCGAAAGTTGATCTCTCAAATCCCAATTCTTTACAGAATCACAATTTTatagagaagagaaaaagattatgcatttaattttaatcatgCATCGTGCTTTTAAGAGATACAGAATAAATTAAAGGGTTTCAGAAAACACTTACCTTTGAATACGATCTTCAATGATTCCTTCGAACACCACCACGACGGCAACCTCGATTTTCTCtaatgagaatccaggaggtatgGGCTTTGGTGAAAATGGATTTGTAAGAGGGAAAGAAGATTGAGAGATGAGGGAATTATTTTCTAAGATTTTTCATACCACAACCTTCTGTCTTACAGGAACAGGAAAAAGAAGATACAACCTCTATTAACCACCCACAACAAACGTGGGTGTAGAGAAAATTGGGGAAGGAAGTTAATTCTCTcccaataaatcaaatattaaataaccaattttaaaaaattaattaattaattaattagtaatatatatatatatttaaactatatgttacatcacgtataacatataacctatgatttttatattgtatctgATGAAAACGATAGAAGAAAAGAGAACTCaaggtttacgtggaaaaccctagaatcatggagaaaaaaccacgataaagattgattttttattattgatttgatacacataatacaaggagaatgctcaaataaatagacaagAGGAAACCCTAGGGGTCTTGTGAATTACAAAAATACCCCTAGGTTAAACTactattttcaacactccccttcaagttggggcgtagatatCAATAAGGCCCAACTTGCTGACACAATATTCAAAGTTTTGTCTGAGCAACCATTTTGTGATCACATCTGCAACTTGTTGATTTGAAGGAATATAGGAAATGCATATGATTCCATTGTCTAATCTCTCCTTGATGAAATGTCTATCAATCTCtacatgttttgttctatcataCTGAACCGGATTATTTGCAATACTTATTGTTGCTTTATTCTCACAAAACAGTTTCATTGGAAGCTCACTATCTTGGTGAAAGTATGACAACACTTTCTTTAACCAAATCTCTTCACATATTCCTAAGCTCATGGCCCTGTACTCAACTTCAGCGTTGCTCCTAGCTACAACTCCCTGTTTTTTGCTTCTCCAAGTAAACAAGATTTCCCCAGACAAAAGTGCAATACATAGATGTTGACTTTCTATCAACAACAGAACCTGCCCAGACAGAATCGGTGTAAGTTTCAATGCACCTTTTATCGGACTTTCTGAACATTAAGCCCTTACCAGGAGTTTCCATCAAATATCGTAAAATACGCTCAACAACTGTCATATGTTCCTTATAGGGagcttgcataaactgactgacaACACTCACTGTATAGGATATATCGAGTCTCGTGTGAGATAGATAGATTAACTTCCCAACTAATCGCTGATATCTTTCCTTGTTGATAGGAACTCTGTTATCTATATTACTAAGCTTTGCATTGTACTCTACCGGAGTGTCAACGGATTTACACCCTGTCATACCTGTCTCTCTGAGTAAGTCAAGGGTGTACTTTCGTTGAGACACTAAAATACCTTCTTTAGATCGAACCACTTCCATCCTGAGAAAATATCTTAACTTCCCAAGGTCTTTGATTTCAAACTCTTCGACCATTTTTGTTTTAAGTCTCATAATTTCATCATCATTGTCAACAGGTAGCAcaatatcatcgacatatatAATGAGAACTGCAATCTTCCCTGAAATTGACTTCTTTGTAAATAGTGTGTGATTTGAGTGTCCCTGATGATACCCTTGTGCCTTGACAAAGGTGGTAAATCTGTCAAACCAAGCCATCAGggactgtttcaacccatatagtGACTTCCTCAGTCTGCACACCCGGTGTTTGAATTAACTCTCAAAACCGGGGGAGGACTCATGTAGACTTCCTCTTCAAGTTTCCCATCCAAGGACGCATTTTTTACATCCAGTTGGTGAATATGCCAATCCTTATTCACAACAACAGATAACAACACCTGGACAGTATTAAGCTTGGCTACGGGGGAGAATGTCTCAGAATAATCTACTCTAAAGGTTTGAGTAAAGCCTTTGGCAATCAATCTGGCCTTATACCTGTTGATAGTCCCATCAAACTTATATTTTGTGGTAAAAACCTAATTGCATCCAACCATTTTGTGCCCAACGGGGAGAACGACTTGATCCCACGTCTTGT
This DNA window, taken from Benincasa hispida cultivar B227 chromosome 6, ASM972705v1, whole genome shotgun sequence, encodes the following:
- the LOC120079273 gene encoding uncharacterized mitochondrial protein AtMg00810-like → MAWFDRFTTFVKAQGYHQGHSNHTLFTKKSISGKIAVLIIYVDDIVLPVDNDDEIMRLKTKMVEEFEIKDLGKLRYFLRMEVVRSKEGILVSQRKYTLDLLRETGMTGCKSVDTPVEYNAKLSNIDNRVPINKERYQRLVGKLIYLSHTRLDISYTVSVVSQFMQAPYKEHMTVVERILRYLMETPGKGLMFRKSDKRCIETYTDSVWAGSVVDRKSTSMYCTFVWGNLVYLEKQKTGSCS